Within Desulfolithobacter dissulfuricans, the genomic segment CGATCTGTCTGTAGCCCAGCTCAGGCACGGAAAAGAGCAGCGGTCCGAGCCGGGAATCGTAGCGGAACTTTATGTAATCGCCGCGATACACGGTAAAATCATATGTTTTTTCCATGGGCGGCACGGTCAGTATCCGATAACCGCCGACAATTCTACCGGAAACCCGCTCACCACTCTGGCTGTCCACAGGCAAGGTGAGAAAAGAAACAAGCAACAGCAGGATTGAAAAACGGCTGATATTATGAAACATGACAGGAATTCTCTTCAGTAATTTTTTTTATTGATAGTTTGCCAGGACGGTTTATCAGGCCGTTGAAAAACTACTGCGCTTGATGATACTGCGTCAAAATTCGGCTCAGGTAAGCGACCGAAGGGAGACTCCGAATGCTCATGTACTTCCCGTACACTGCGCTTTTCGCCTCATTTTTCCTTGTCTCATCTTCGCTCGCTACGTCTTTCAACAGCCTGTTATGCGTCATCCTCTGAGCCCGGGCCTTCGAAACCAGGCAGGGGCGAAAGGACCGGCTTGGCGGTGGCGGGCTTGCCGGTGATGTTGCTGACCCGGCGCACAACCCGGTTACTCACCCGCCTGCCCTTGGCGCCCGGTCCCTTGATCAGGTAGTCGTCCATCTCGATCTCAATGGCATTGTACCGGGCCCGGCTCGAGGGCACCAGGCTGACTCTGGCCCGGATCCCCGTCTCGCCCACGGCCAGGAACTGGATGAGCGAGCGCTTGTGCTCGGGGAAAAGGCGGTACTCCCGGTTGATGATGTACTTCGGGGTCCTGAACCGCTTGACATATGACATGTTTTCCGCGCCAAAACGGTAAATTACATTAAATACCTGATCCTTTCTCACAACTCCCATCCACAAAAGATCGCTACCGACAAAGAGCTTGTCGGCCACGGAGATGACCTTGTAGCGCCCATCCTTGTAGATGAGCAGGATCCTGTCGTATTCCGAGCAGTGCAGGTCCAGGTCTTTTTTAGGATTTTCTTTTTTGACCTTGTAGCCCAGAAAGCCGCTGTCCCGGTGATAGCAGAGATGAAGGTTGGACAGGGCCGCCGCCCGGGCATCCACTTCGTCAAACTCCCTGATCTCGCTCTTGCGCGGGAATAACTTGCCGTATTTTTTGAGCAGCCCCCGAAGATAGGTAATGGTGAAACCGACGAGGTCTTCCAGGTGTTTCTCGATGATCCGGATATTCTTTTCCAGGGTATCGATTTCCTTCTGCTGGCGGTTGATGTCATAGCGGGAAATTCTTTTGATCCGGATCTCCAGCAGACGTTCGATATCGTCCTTGGTTACCTTGCGCTGCAGTTCGTCTGCATATGGCAGCAAGGCCTGGCGGATAGTGGAGATAACCTCCTTGTAGCTGATCTGTTCCTCGATCTGTTTGTAGAGCCGCTCTTCGATGAAGATCTGCTCGAGCTTGCGGGCATGCAGTTTTTCCTGCAGCCTGCCAAGCTCGATGCGCAGTTCCTTTTCCAGGTCCGCCTTCAGCTTCGCGGTGTTGTGCCGCAGTACATCCTCCACCTTCATCAGGCAGGGCATGGAATCCTTGATCACGACCAGATTGGGTGAGATGGCCAGTTCGCAGTCGGTGAAGGCGTAGAGGGCGTCGATGGTCTCCTCGGCGTGGACGCCGCGGGGCAGTTTGATCTCCACCTCCACCTCTTCGGCGGTGTAGTCATTGATGGAGACAATTTTGAGTTTGCCGGCCTTGGCCGCCTTTTCCACCGAATCAATCAGGGTCTGGGTAGTGACGTTGTAGGGCAGCTCCCGGATTACGATGGTCTTGTCGTCTTTGGTCTCGATCCTGGCCCGGCAGCGCAGCCGGCCATGGCCGCTCTGGTAGTCAGAGACATCAATGATCCCGCCGCGGGGAAAATCGGGATACAGGGTGAACTCCTGGCCCTGGAGGCAGTCGATCATGGCCTCGAGCAGTTCGCAGAAGTTATGCGGCATGATCTTGGTGGCCATACCCACCGCAATGCCCTCGGCCCCCAGGAGCAGGAGCAGGGGCAGTTTGGACGGCAGGGTCACCGGCTCCTGCATCCGTCCGTCGTAGGAGTCCACGTACTCGGTGAGATCACGGTTGAAGAGGGTCTCTCGGGCCAGCGGCGTGAGCCGGCATTCGATGTAGCGGGCCGCCGAGGCCTGGTCGCCGGTGAAAATATTGCCGAAATTACCCTGGCGATCAATGAGGTAGCCCTTGTTGGCCAGGTTGACCAGGGCGGCGAAGATGGACTGGTCTCCGTGGGGATGGAGCTTCATGGTCTCGCCGACCACGTTGGCGACCTTGTGATAGCGGCCGTCATCCATGTTATACAGGGTCTCGAGAATCCTTCGCTGCACGGGCTTGAGGCCGTCATCGATGTCTGGGATGGCCCGTTCCCGGATCACGTAGGAGGTGTAATCCAGGAAGTTGGTATCAAAGAGGCGGTGCAGCCGGCCGTGGCCTGTCTTCTGAGTAGTGTGCTCGCTCATACCGGCCTCAATACAAGATGGTCCATGATGTACTGACGGCGTTCCGGGGTGTTTTTGCCCATGTAGAACCGGAGCACCCTGCTCACCTCGGAGACCGAATCGATGTCCACCCGGTCAAGGCGCATGTCCGGGCCGATGAACTGCTTGAACTCGGGCGGCGAAATCTCGCCCAGCCCCTTGAACCGGGTCACCTCCACGTTGTCCGCCTTGCCCCGCCCTTTGAGGGCCTTGATGGCTGCTTCCTTTTCCTCTTCCGAATAGCAGTAGGTGGTCTGCTTCCGGTTCCGGACCCGGAAAATCGGGGTCTGGAGGATATAGACATGGCCAAGTTTGATCAGCGGCTCGAAATAATGGAGAAAAAAGGTCAGCAGCAGGTTGCGGATATGGAGCCCGTCCACATCGGCGTCCGTGGCCAGAATCACCTTGTCGAACCGGAGGTTGCCCACCGACTCCTCGATATCCAGGGCCCGCATCAGGGCATACATCTCATCGTTTTTGTAGAGCAGATCCAGCCGCTGGCCAAAGACGTTCATGGGTTTGCCCTTGAGTGAGAACACGGCCTGGGTCATGGGATCGCGGGAGGAGACGATGGAACCGGCAGCCGACTGGCCTTCGGTGATGAAGATCATGTTCTCCCGGCCTTCCCTGGACGGCTTGCCCCTGCGGGGATGGTACTTGCAGTCCTTGAGCTGGGGAATCTTGAAGGCCACCTTCCGGGCCTTGGCCTTGGCCTCCCGGCGGACCGACTGCAGCTCCCGGCGGACCCGCTCGTTTCGCTGGACCTTGTCCATGAGCAGTTCCGCGGTTTCAGGATGCTTGTAGAGATGGGTCGCCACAGCTTCCCTGACCGTGTTGACGATCCAGGGCCGGATATCGGTGTTGCCCAGCTTGTTCTTTGTCTGGGACTCGAACACCGGTTCCTGGACCTTGACTGCCAGGGTGCCGACAATGCCGTCCCGCACATCCTTGCCGGTGAATTTCTTGCCGGAAAACTCGTTGACCCCTTTAAGGATCCCCTCCCGGAAGGCCGAGAGATGGGTGCCGCCCTCACTGGTGTAGGTGCCGTTGACAAACGAATAATAGGTATCGGAATAGTCATCGGTGTGGGTGAAGGCGAACTCCAGCGACTTGTCGGCAAAATAAAAGGGCGGATAGAGCTCCTTGCCGTCCAGTTCATCGGCCAGCAGATCCAGCAGCCCGTGTTCGGAGTAGTAGCAGTTGTCGTCGAAATAGAGCCGCAGCCCGGCATTGAGATAGGCGTAGCGCCAGAGTCGTTTGTCGACGAACTCCCGGTCAAACTTGAAACCGGAAAACAGCTCGCCATCGGGCAGAAACTCGATCAGGGTACCGTTCTTCTCGTCGGTTTCCCCTTCTTCCTCGGACTGCAGATCACCGCAGGAAAAAACGGCCTTCTTGTAGCGGCCGTCCCGATAGGCGCAGACCATGAAATGGGAAGACAGAGCATTGACCGCCTTGGTGCCCACCCCGTTGAGACCGACCGAGAACTGGAACACATCGGTGTTGTACTTGGCACCGGTATTGATCACCGAGACGCATTCCACCACCTTGCCCAGCGGAATGCCGCGGCCGTAATCGCGGACCCGACACAGACCATTGTCCTCGATGGAGATATCGACCTGCTTGCCATAGCCCATAATGAACTCGTCCACGGCATTGTCGATAACCTCCTTGAGCAGGATATAGATCCCGTCGTCCGGGTGGGAGCCATTCCCGAGCCGACCGATATACATACCGGGTCGCTTGCGGATATGCTCAAGCGAACTCAGGGTTTTTATCTTTGATTCGTCGTAGAGATGGGAGGACACGTTTTGCAATGAAGAATTGTGAATTATGGATTATGAATCAATGTCAGCCGGGATACGGTTTGTTTTATGCTTTTCTCCAGTCAGAAACAGGGGTTTTCTTTTGTTTTCAGCATGATGCATTCATGGCCACCGGTGCAGCCGCTGCCTCGGTTCAGGCCTGTGCGGCCCCGGAATGAGCGACATGAAAGCGCCATGCACGGGTAGGAAAGCGGATGCCGATGATCCCCGGAACTAATCAAAACAGTTTACCCACTTGTCCCCAACAAGTCAAAAGATATGACACGCACGGTTCTCACCATAGGCGGCTCCGATCCCACCGGCGGTGCCGGGATTCAGGCCGACATAAAAACCCTGACCATGCTCGGAGTGTACGGGGCTGCGGCAATCACCTGCGTCACGGTGCAGAATTCCCATGGCGTCACTGCTATCCAGCCCCTGGATCCGGAACTGGTGGCAGCGCAAATCAGGGCCGTACTCGACGACCACCACGTGCACCATGTGAAGATAGGCATGGTGGGATCCACCCCCATTGCCCGGGCCATAGGAGAGAGCCTCGCCGGTTTTGAGGGGAGGTTATCTATGATCCCGTCCTCAGCGCCACTACCGGTCAACCCCTCATGGAGGAATCCGGACTGGACTCGCTCAGGCGGGAACTGTTGCGCCGTACAACTATTCTGACCCCGAATCTTCCCGAACTGGCCAGATTGACCGGGGCCGACGGGCCACTCGATGTCCGGCGGGCGGTGGAAGAACTCCTCACCACCTCGAACTGCTTGCGGGCAGTGATCGTCAAGGGGGGCACCTCCTGGATCCGCAGCTTACCGACACACTTTTCCTACGAAATAACAATGAAATACAGAGCATATCTGTCGCACACCATAAGATTCTGACCACCAACACCCATGGCACCGGATGTACCTTTGCCTCGGCTCTTGCCGCGTATCTCTGTCGAGGGTTTTTCCTGGAACAGGCTTTCCGGAAAACGGTCGCCCTTCTCCAGCATCTGCTTGCCCGGAGCGCCGATAAAAACATTATTCGTCATCCAGGGGATGTGGCCCCATGCTACATTCCGTTGGCATGGTTTAGAAGGAATATTGTCAAATGCACTCGCCTCATCCCTGTCCCTGTTCTCGCTCTTTGGTAGCCGGTCTGGCGCTGTGCCTGTGGATCTCTCTCTTCCTGCCGGCCGGTCATGGTCTGGCCGGGGACAACCCGCCTCCCACGTCAAAACAGACACAAGCTGTTCAGGAGATGCAGGACAATATCCTGCCGACCCTGAAATCCATTCTGGAATTACGGGCTGATCTGCAAAAACAACTGAGAGAAAAGAAAAAACAGCTCAAGCGAAGCTCATCAGACAGCGAAAAGCTGCAGCTGCAGGCGGAAATAGCATTGCTGGAGCAACAGCTCAAGGAATCCGGGGATGATTTCACCCGAATCGCCACCGGCATCGATCCAAGGGATTTCCAGCCGAAGAAAAAAGAGGAAAAATTCGATTTGAAGCAGGAAATAACCTTCCTCCTCAAGCCTCTAATCAGCGAAATGAAGCAGATGACCGCCAGGGTCAGGCAGCAGGCCCAGCTCAATGTGGAGATTGAACAGTACTCCAAGTTACTGCCGGAAGCCGAGGAGGCTGTCCGGAACATTACAGAACTTCTCAAAAAAACCAAAGACAAGGCCCTGAAAAAACAGCTCGGGAAGGAACTGACAGCCTGGAAGAACCGACAAAAAGAGCTAGAAAACAAACAAAATATCGCCAGGATGCAGCTTGAGCAGTTGAGCCGGAGCAAGACGTCCGTGCGTGAAGATCTGCAGGAGTCCATCAAACATTTTTTCCGGACCAGGGGAGCGTACCTGTTTCTGGCCCTGGCCACTGTCACACTTGTCATCTGTACCTGTTGGCTGCTGCACAGATTCCTGGTCAGAATCCTGCCCGGCTATCGGCGGGAACATATCCCCCTGCGGCTCCGCATCCTGGATCTGGTCTTCAGGGCCATGACTTTCATCCTCGCCGTCACCGGCCTTTTCGGTGTCCTGTACGCAGCCCAGGACTGGGTTCTTCTGAGCGTGTCGATCATCTTCCTCATGGGGATCGGCTGGACCGCCCGGCAAACCATACCCAAAATCTGGAATCAGAGCCAGCTGATGCTCAACATCGGTTCTGTCCGGGAAGGTGAACGGCTCGTGATAGATGGAATTCCCTGGTTTGTTCGAAAAATCAATGTGTTTACCATTCTGGAAAATCCTGACCTCGGGGTGACGCTTCGCGTGCCCATCGGCAAGCTGCTCGACATGGAATCACGGCCTTTCAATCGCTGGGAACGGTGGTTCCCCTGTAAACGGGATGACTGGGTAATTCTTGCCGATGGAACCCGTGGCAAGGTGGTCAGCCAAAGCCATGAAGCCGTGGAACTGGTCCAGCGGGGCGGGGCGCGAAAGATCTATCGGACCGCTGATTTTCTCTCCCTGTCCCCCTGAATCTCTCAAGCAACTTCAGGCTCAAGGTACCCTTTGGCATCAGTTATGACCTGCAGGAACAGGCCACCGCACGGATCCCCGACACCCTGAGCCGATATATTTCGGACAGGATTGGCGAGGAAGGTTATGGTGACTATCTCAAAAACCTGAGGGTGGAGTTCATGGAAGCCGCTGACTCGTCACTGAACCTGGTGGTCATCGCTGATTTTGACGGCGAGATGGCTCCGCTCTACAACCGGCTGCGGAGAGCCTTGCAAAAATGGTGCGTCGAGGCCTGTACCAGGGAAGACTGGGAGATTCCCTTCCCGCAGCTGACTGTCCACAAGGTCTGAAACGAACAGCAGAAAACAAAAAAAGTGTCGAAAAAAAGGGTGTTGTCAGCCTAGTCTCAAGGGCAGGCCGGGTAGCGGCTATTCCATCATATGGATGCGCTCGCAGTCCGGACAGATCCAGGTGGGGCCGTTACTCATGCCCCATTTGTTTTCCTCGAAGCATTCCGGGCAGATCTGAAAACCACAGGTGCAGTTCCAGCAAAAGGGTTTTTCCTGCCGGCAACAGTGGCAGCGGAATTCTTTTTTCCGTCGCCGGCGGTTCCCGGCTCCGGTTGTCTTTTTTTTCTCGTCAGTCATCTTGTTGTGGAAGAAGTTCTCGGTCAAGCCAGTTGAGATACTCTGGACTGGCATCGATGATTTCCGTGGCAACGATCTCCGGCACCTCGTAGGAGTGCATGGACGTGATGGCCTCACACAGACGGGGAAAAAGATCGAGCCGCGATTTCATGGTGCAGACGATCTCATGGGCCGATTCCACCTTTCCCTGCCACCGGTAGACCGAGTGACAGTTGGGCACGATCTGGACACAGGCGGTGAGCCGGGCCGCCACAAGCTGTTCGGCCACTTTTTTCGCCTCTTCATACTTCTCAAAGGTCGTCACTACCTGAATATATTTATTCATGATCACGCCCCCGCACACTGGTTTTTTTTTATGTTATGGAATATTGTAATCATCCCGGAGTAACTTGCAACATGCGGATGAAATCTCCCCCTGCCCGGACGTACACCACGCGGTGAGCAGGGAACTCACTCCACAGGCTGAGGTTTTTCGTTTTTCACATCACTTGGTACCCGGTAGGCGACAAAATGCTCCTTGCAGTTGATGTGGGCAATTCCCACACGGTGAGCGGTGTTTTTGCGGGAGAACGGCTGATCTGCCAGTGGCGGCTCAAGTCGGATCAGGACCGGACCGCCGACGAACTGGCCATCCGCTACCATGCCCTCTTTCAGATGGCCGGCGTGGACCTGGGACAGATAGACGGCTTTGTGCTTGCCTCGGTGGTCCCCACCCTGGAGAGCAGCTGGCTCGGATTTGCCGAAAAATACCTTCGCCATCTCCACTCCGCCCCACTGTCTGTCAACCATAAAACCGATACCGGCATCACGGTCAGAACCAGGAATCCCGCTGAAGTGGGCGCCGATCGGATCGTTAACGCTGTGGCGGCCTGGGACCGTTTCCAGGACCGGCTCATCGTGATTGATTTCGGTACCGCCATCACCTTTGACTGTGTTTCCCACAGGCGGGAATACGTGGGCGGCACCATCCATCCTGGTATCGGCATTTCCCTGGACGCCCTGGCCGGCCGTACGGCCAAGCTGCCGCGGATCGATATCGACCGCAAACCTGACCAGGTCATCGGCGATACCACGGCCAGCGCCATCCGCTCCGGTATTCTCCATGGATTCGGCGGGTTGGTAGACCGTATGGTGGATCTGATCAGCGAGCAGCTGGGACCTGCCGGCGAGACCGTCCACACGGTGGCCACCGGCGGCATGGCCCACCTGATCGCGCCCTATGCCCGGACCATCAGCCAGGTCGACCCCCTGCTCACCCTCACCGGACTCCGGCTGATCCATGAACGTTACCAGGGCTGAGATGGAAAAAAAAGCAATCCCTGTCCTGCCCCCACCCCTGCGCCCCGGCGACACCATCGGCCTGTGCGCTCCGGCCGGACCAGTCCGTGAGCCAGGCCGTCTGCAGCGGGGTATCGCCCTGCTCCGGGAGGCGGGTTTCCGGATCAAAACCGTCCGCCCGGCTGATCAGTACGCGCCAGAGGAGATGTACCTGGCCGGACCGGATCGCGAACGGCTGGACGAACTGCACCGCCTCTGGGCTGACGAAGAGGTCAAAGCCGTCCTCGCCGTCCGGGGCGGATACGGCTGCCTGCGTCTGCTCCCCGGTCTTGACTTCAGCTTCATCCGCACCCGGCCCAAGTGGCTGATCGGCTTTTCCGATCTCACCGTCCTGCTCAACACACTTTTCAGGGAAGCCGGCCTCCTCACCCTCCACGGACCCACCGCCCACTCGCTCACCGGGCTTGACCGGGATTCCATCGAACGGTTTTTCGCCATCCTGGGTGGCAGCTTTCCCGCCATGGAGAGCCGGGACCTGGAGATCCTCAAACCGGGTCGGGGGCGGGGGGAACTTGTCGGCGGCAACCTGTCCACCCTGGTTCACCTGCTCG encodes:
- a CDS encoding DNA topoisomerase IV subunit A; the protein is MSEHTTQKTGHGRLHRLFDTNFLDYTSYVIRERAIPDIDDGLKPVQRRILETLYNMDDGRYHKVANVVGETMKLHPHGDQSIFAALVNLANKGYLIDRQGNFGNIFTGDQASAARYIECRLTPLARETLFNRDLTEYVDSYDGRMQEPVTLPSKLPLLLLLGAEGIAVGMATKIMPHNFCELLEAMIDCLQGQEFTLYPDFPRGGIIDVSDYQSGHGRLRCRARIETKDDKTIVIRELPYNVTTQTLIDSVEKAAKAGKLKIVSINDYTAEEVEVEIKLPRGVHAEETIDALYAFTDCELAISPNLVVIKDSMPCLMKVEDVLRHNTAKLKADLEKELRIELGRLQEKLHARKLEQIFIEERLYKQIEEQISYKEVISTIRQALLPYADELQRKVTKDDIERLLEIRIKRISRYDINRQQKEIDTLEKNIRIIEKHLEDLVGFTITYLRGLLKKYGKLFPRKSEIREFDEVDARAAALSNLHLCYHRDSGFLGYKVKKENPKKDLDLHCSEYDRILLIYKDGRYKVISVADKLFVGSDLLWMGVVRKDQVFNVIYRFGAENMSYVKRFRTPKYIINREYRLFPEHKRSLIQFLAVGETGIRARVSLVPSSRARYNAIEIEMDDYLIKGPGAKGRRVSNRVVRRVSNITGKPATAKPVLSPLPGFEGPGSEDDA
- a CDS encoding DNA topoisomerase IV subunit B, with amino-acid sequence MSSHLYDESKIKTLSSLEHIRKRPGMYIGRLGNGSHPDDGIYILLKEVIDNAVDEFIMGYGKQVDISIEDNGLCRVRDYGRGIPLGKVVECVSVINTGAKYNTDVFQFSVGLNGVGTKAVNALSSHFMVCAYRDGRYKKAVFSCGDLQSEEEGETDEKNGTLIEFLPDGELFSGFKFDREFVDKRLWRYAYLNAGLRLYFDDNCYYSEHGLLDLLADELDGKELYPPFYFADKSLEFAFTHTDDYSDTYYSFVNGTYTSEGGTHLSAFREGILKGVNEFSGKKFTGKDVRDGIVGTLAVKVQEPVFESQTKNKLGNTDIRPWIVNTVREAVATHLYKHPETAELLMDKVQRNERVRRELQSVRREAKAKARKVAFKIPQLKDCKYHPRRGKPSREGRENMIFITEGQSAAGSIVSSRDPMTQAVFSLKGKPMNVFGQRLDLLYKNDEMYALMRALDIEESVGNLRFDKVILATDADVDGLHIRNLLLTFFLHYFEPLIKLGHVYILQTPIFRVRNRKQTTYCYSEEEKEAAIKALKGRGKADNVEVTRFKGLGEISPPEFKQFIGPDMRLDRVDIDSVSEVSRVLRFYMGKNTPERRQYIMDHLVLRPV
- the thiD gene encoding bifunctional hydroxymethylpyrimidine kinase/phosphomethylpyrimidine kinase; translation: MTRTVLTIGGSDPTGGAGIQADIKTLTMLGVYGAAAITCVTVQNSHGVTAIQPLDPELVAAQIRAVLDDHHVHHVKIGMVGSTPIARAIGESLAGFEGRLSMIPSSAPLPVNPSWRNPDWTRSGGNCCAVQLF
- the cutA gene encoding divalent-cation tolerance protein CutA, whose amino-acid sequence is MNKYIQVVTTFEKYEEAKKVAEQLVAARLTACVQIVPNCHSVYRWQGKVESAHEIVCTMKSRLDLFPRLCEAITSMHSYEVPEIVATEIIDASPEYLNWLDRELLPQQDD
- a CDS encoding type III pantothenate kinase, with the translated sequence MLLAVDVGNSHTVSGVFAGERLICQWRLKSDQDRTADELAIRYHALFQMAGVDLGQIDGFVLASVVPTLESSWLGFAEKYLRHLHSAPLSVNHKTDTGITVRTRNPAEVGADRIVNAVAAWDRFQDRLIVIDFGTAITFDCVSHRREYVGGTIHPGIGISLDALAGRTAKLPRIDIDRKPDQVIGDTTASAIRSGILHGFGGLVDRMVDLISEQLGPAGETVHTVATGGMAHLIAPYARTISQVDPLLTLTGLRLIHERYQG
- a CDS encoding S66 peptidase family protein; translated protein: MEKKAIPVLPPPLRPGDTIGLCAPAGPVREPGRLQRGIALLREAGFRIKTVRPADQYAPEEMYLAGPDRERLDELHRLWADEEVKAVLAVRGGYGCLRLLPGLDFSFIRTRPKWLIGFSDLTVLLNTLFREAGLLTLHGPTAHSLTGLDRDSIERFFAILGGSFPAMESRDLEILKPGRGRGELVGGNLSTLVHLLGTPWEVDLRGRILILEDTGEPPYRLDRMLTQLAMSRGFSDLTGLILGIFDPGHDDRLETLRLQEMVWQRVLELCHDLAFPIWGGLPFGHLDRNQAFPIGMETEMDDLAGRLQFHPGSARQAG